The segment ttggcatcttgatttggagcatttacattgtcatttacaagcaattagggtttactttctaggttgctctagtttgcttacttgcattttagatcttgcacacacacaaggtctgcacacacactacttttacaatacaacttggctattcgtggaggtggaaatcactgaagtgggggtttgactaaggcaaaaccctatatagccacccaaacaccttttcagatataagtgcagatttcgggattcagacgacgccgcaagttgcagatccgaaagaagcagacggagactgaacaatacaccaagtttcagagcagaagaccaggacaggggcatggggtgccctggtcctgccaggacaggggcgctaggcgccctggtccctgggacaggggcgctgggcgccctggtcctcctgacagacaagaAGTTTTGGcagttccgacagttttccaggttgcaaagtggcagtttcaggtgcagtttcaggaacagaatcaggacagtggcgcccgcgcccccgtcccgaacattttcactcagattttgtctccgggtacgcatctgcattcttgtcttgtccttatgtttgcagctttccattgtttaagttcaattctgcaatcttgttattagttcatacttgcattttggggttaggaattgaacttgcataatcttacctttcaattacaacaaaggaatagaaaccctaataggtagcccgtggctctctctttcaccaaaaagaagtagccgattgtgcgatacctctaggctctttcgtattccgtaatgtgtgacaaaaggtaggattaggacatgttagcctagtctcgctttttcccccacacaaaccTATTGATTGCTTCAACAATTCTTGGCTGTACTTCAGCCAAGCTCCTCATAATCTCATTAGGATTGAGTGGAATTTGTCTCTCCTGTCTGGGTGGGCTCCTCAGTCCTTCAGGTATATCACCCATATTAGTCTCAAAGGGTGGGTCTGTGACAAAATTTAAACCCACTCTATGTCTCCTGTGTGTGTAATATCTGTAGGTACCAAATCTGCTCCGCTACATAGAATTACTTTGATGACCCCCAGGCTGGCAGGATcatcgctctgataccactaaaaGATTCCCAACTAAAGTCTGATATGAATTTGCTGATAGTTTCAAATCTTAATCTTTGACTAGCGATGAGGATGATTGGATTTTGTTTGGTTTTTGAGTTGTTTctaattttttgtgtttttaatgcCTTGTATGGAGATGTACGCAAGAAATGTAATGAAATAATTGATTGAAATAGAATTGAATATTCTGAAATTTttttaacaacaactatagaaaCAAATTTTGGAAGCTTTATTATCTAGAGAGAACAAAGTTGCATACCAAGTGATCCCACACCTATCTTGGAATAAGGGTTTTATTGACAATTTGCAAAATAATGgcttccaatgcaattcaactcCTCCAATGAGGTTTATTCACCATAGTAATAATTATCTAAAACAATTTGATGATCATACAAGAGATCTGAAGCTTTTTCCAAAAACTTGCGAGGAGACtccatccaaattgcttccaaatcCCTCAAAATTTGCTAATTGCTTCCAAATGTGCTGAGATTTGTCCAAATTGATTGCCAAATTATCTTAGCTATGCCCTGACGATGATTTTACCAACAATTACTGCTTCAAAAACCCTCCCAATTATTTATTTGAATCTGCAGGCAACTAAGGATGGTACAACTACCCTAGGGAGAGGTACGACTATCCAAAAATGTTTCCTATCTGCTAGAAAATGCCAATAAACCGCCCAGATCTGAGCCTCAACCTTTGAAATTGCAGAAAGATCACACAAACCCTCTGAAAATGGTCCTCTAAACCCGATTTGAAGGTTTCCTTGAGTGCTGACTTGATAGAAATAGCTGGGGTTTCGTCCAACCTACCCAAAATTGAAGGATTTCGTCTCCAAACCCGTTGTACCTTCTATGGCAGCAAATTGTAGAGCAAAATAATAAAATCTCCAAAGACATAATGCTAAAGAATTTTACGCACAAGTCCTTATGTCTCCCAATTGCCCTAATTCGAACCCTCATAGCATATTTTGAGATCCCAATGGAATCTTTAATTCCTCCAAGGGTACGTACAACATGAGGGGTCCATTAGATATTAAAATGGGGCCACTTTTTAATAATTTGATGCTTAGGAATATGTGTCATGGGGTATTATTCATAAagttttattaaaacatctttaaGTTAACTTTTTTCTTTTTTAGAAAAAGTATCTTtaatgactttatattataaagttacttttattAAAATTTTCTATTAATAGAAAAAAGTAACTTATAACCTCTTCTAAGTTTTGTTGAATAATTTCCCAGCAAGCTCTAAAATTGGCTGAGTACAACTCCTCCTGGACCAAACATCTCCTTAATCCCATAAAAACTCACATAGTTGAATCCACAAACAATAACAATTAGCAATATGGATTGGGGAAATCTAATATCATTGAGTAATTATTTTTGTTGAGGATGATAGAGTTGTTAGAATATGTCTATTGTCAACTTAAATAGCTCCAAATTAAAGTCATGACAACATGATTTTTGGATCAACAATGTGTTACACCATTATATTTGGTTTCAACAAGTGATTTGATAGCGTAAATAGTGTACTATTGAAATAATTGGGAGTAATCATTGGTTGAAGTTAAATTCTTCTTAGACATTTTTTGCATCAAAGCAAGAATGTGATATTAGCTAATAATGCACCATCTCACTAAGTGCAAACCAATTTTTGACAATATAATTATATTTAGTGaagtttgtttttcaaaaaataataatttaaaaatcaacaatataattttataggagatgattttattgaAGGTATAATTAATTTTCATATTAGTTTATGTTATGATCATATTTAAAATCAATGAaataacaacaatttttttttaataaaaatgtttGAATAAGACTTACATTATTGAAATAATTGAAATTTAATACTTACTTATTTCCAACATAGATCAATAACaaaatagataaataattttttcaattattaaaaaataaaattaattataattattgttaCTTAATTGTATATGATAATTTACCATGTAAATAAACTAAATTGCATCTAATCTGCCTTTggcaagaaaaaaatataaaccacatTCTTTTCCGATTTGAAGTAATCTTCAATCAAATTGGGTTTTGTCGCTTCTGAATTTTGCTCCCAATTTAGCTGGACCTGCACATCAAATCGGTCTTTATCATTCGAAAGATGCTTATTGAACAATTTAGAACCTTCTTTTTCTTCTAACTTTTTCCTTCCAGATTAAGCAGTCCATGCCCATTGTCTTAGAATTTCAGTTTTAAGATGAAAGCAAGGAAGTGACAGTAAATCACCAGAATGCTTGGGTGGGAGCAGTGTTTAGAAGTCTACTGTGACATTCCAGAGATGGCCTTCAATGGGTTGTTGCAACATTAGAGAAATTAGGCCAGATTCAGGATCATATGAGAAGTCTGTCACCGCAGACTCCACCAGACACTTTGTTGGCCTTGTCGAAGAATATGCACCAAATCTACCACACCCATGAATTTTCATCTTTGCTGTTTGTGATTCCGCTTCATATTCTAATGTGCGGAGAGCTCCTCCAGCATTGAACATGTCAATCAGGCCCAGTGGAGCAAACGAAATGTCCTTCCTTAAATTCTGCACAACACAGACACCACCATcaatatgattaattattattgcagCAAATGCAATCTCAGATATAGCAGGTGTGTTCAACAAGCGTTTAAAACTTCATTAGCATGATCTTGCTTAAAAAAATCCAATTTCTGGTTGTGTGCTCAGTGGAGTTAGGATCTTTAATGTCATTTGTCTTGGATTGGAGATCTCTGTATAGGTATAACCAAGTGTTTATTGCACCTTGTTTACGGTGTAGTATGGGTAACTAGCAGCACAGTTACTAGTCATTTTCATGGGGTTTTTCTATGGACCGCTCCCACCCCTGTTATAGGCTTGTGTAGATGTGGATGCAGAGCGTTGTCCCGTAAGCTCATCGTAAATTAATGCAAGCCGACTCCAGACATTGAAAGTAAAATCAGCACACTTAAGGGATAATCTGAAAATGGCAGCTATTGTTATTTACGGCATAAGGATCAAGCCTTGCCTACAAAATCATTTCTTAGGTCTAGAGTGAGGCTTATATACCCAACTTTTCTGATTGAACCTCCATTCTGACATGCAGTTTCTATGGTTGGTCAGGTTTTATTGGAACACTTAGCTTGAAGAGAAAGGAAATGcattaaaatcctaaaaatcagtgtGTAATGAGAAAAACCCCAGCTGTCTGTTGCAAGTCATTTAAGGTTGTGATATTTCGTTTCCAAACTCGCTAGCCCTGGGGTTTTCTCCAAAATTTAAAAATGTCTCTTTCCTAAATGTAAAAGTAATTTCTGTACAATCACTATACATAACGTGGGTAACTTGCCCTGCCTCCCATTTGTCTGGTTGGCTTTGGATTCATATCTGTGTAAGAATTGAGGTATTTTACTTAGTTATAAGTCTGCTTTGTTTGCAGTGAATCAAAGAGCAATTATCTTCTGGGATTGACTATGTAGTATTTTAAGGTTCTGATGTTTCTGGCCACGCTGCTGGACCTAGCATCAGGTGTTTTTGTTCAAGAATAATTGGATTAACCCTGACAATTACATTAAGTGACAAACTAAGGAATACAAGGATCTCTAACCTTTATTGGTGTGATGGTATAAACCTCATACTCCAGTACTTCAAGGGTAACTGTTAATGATGTGCTCTTTTGTAGAAGCACAAGTCCACCTGAAAACCCAGGGATTAAAAGAGATTAACAACTTTTCACTTGAAACTTCTATTGATTCGAGTGTCATCATAAATGAGCAACTTTTCACTTGAAACTTCTATTGATTCGAGTGTCATCATAAATGAGTCTGTGCATGAAATATGACCACACCTTTGTGGGAATAAACTGCACACAAGCCATCCCAGTTACCCACTGTGGCATCTGCTAATAAATGCACATCTTGTGGACGGATGTTTTGTGAAATCCTTTCGGGATTTTTATCATGATATACACTCTTCCTTTCTTCTTGGCTCCAAGCAGCGCCTTGGCAATTGAAAACTCCCAAAATTCCTGTGTATTTGTTCATGTTCCATATCTTTAATAGACTGCAACCAAAAGATTTTCAgaatcatattttcattttattatCCAAAATTTAAATCTGTGTCATCTCTTCTCATTCTATGCTTTGAAGGTAGGTATTACCAAAATAAAATTCTGTTTTCAAACCTTGAGACACCTACCTCTTTCCATCACGAAGGGGGTCAACAAACAAACAATCATGAGTTGGTCGACCGGGCAGGAGTGCTCGCAATACAGAACCATCTGGGAGAACAAGCTTTCTCAATAATTGAAAGTTGTGATTCCCAGGCTTGTCGCTGCAAGACCAGCAAGAACAATTTTATTTTGGCATTTGCACTCTCAAGTTCTCAAACCAACTTCCTGGTAGTTAGTTTCCACAATCGACTGGTCAAGGCAAGTATTAGTTATGCTACATTATATTTCCCCTTTGGAATACTGAACAAAAAATACTTATAGGCAATCAGCAATCAAAATCCAACATCAGAAGATAATGAATTCTATAAATTTATAGGAATATGCATTCTATATGTTcaggaaatattaaaataaaacatgaatGTCCACTTTGTAGACAAACTATTGAATGTAACAAGTGAAAATATCTGTACCTGACATATATAGGGCAGCCACCGATAGCCCGGGCAGCAGCATGGTATTCTGCAGCTGAGTGAAGACTCTGGAAACATTGTTATTGAACTTATTACGAATTAGCGGTATAAAGATGAACTTGTTTTAAAAACTAGAATGAGGTCAATGATTCTGAATTGATTAGGTTAGTAAATGAATTACCTGGAACATATCCCAATCTGGTTGCATGAACTCTCCAAGGAAGATGCTGTTGTATGAAACTGAAACAATGTGAATGGTGTGGGATAACGGGTTTCTTGGATAGAAATCATCTGAAGCTCTTACAACTGCTGTCTGCTTTGAACTGAAAGTTATTAAATAGAAAAGATTCTATTTAAAAAAAGCCTCTGGAAAGTTCTAATTCATCTTTCGAAACGATGTAGCAAACTTATTTGTTTAGAAGTAAATGAAGAAGATGGGCACCCTTACAAATAAAGAGCATCTGTGCTATGACTCATGCATGCTATGCCTCCATTATCTGGGAAGTTCTGAGCAATAGACTTATTCAATGCCTGGTGGTACTGCCTAGAAATTGAAACTCTGCCTCCAAAACCACTACCAACAGTCTCAAGAAGACTCTGAACATCGACTTTCACACCATCAACTCCAGATGCTGCAAGGTAGCTGTGTAAGTCACTGTAGAACTGGAACACTCTTTCAGGATTCATAAGGCCAATTCCTTGAACAGAAAGGCTATCTGTTTCTGGCATGTATTGGAAAGAATCTGGAGTAGATGCAGGGTACTGCATTGTAGAATCATAGCTTTCCATATCAGCAATTCCTGGTTGAACTCCTCCCCAGTATCCTGCAAGTGCATGCCATACATATACGTACCTGCATAGTAAAGGATATCAAAGCTTATAAGCATACCCAGCGATTTTGGGGCATTGATATCACCTGTTTTTTGTTTGACCAACCATATAATAACCATAACAACTTCTATCATCGTTTTTCATATGTTGCAGTTACTTACTTCAAATTGTACTTTTCTTTGGCTATTTGGACAATATTCTGAATGCCCTTGGCTGGATCTTCTGACCTTTGGCTGCCTTCAACGCCAATTTGAAATTTActattctcttttatgtgatttaaGCGGCTGTAAGGCCTGAAgagcaggaaaaacattttaaatagaaaatattttgatTCCATTCAGCTATTCCTATATTTTTAAAGGTACGAGACTTTCCCTATTTCAAAAGTTTATCCAGTAGAATTCTCTTACATCTTATCACGGAACAGTTCTGGTTTTTGAACAGATTGCCAACCATCATCTATGATAATAAACCGTGGCGGTGTCCCTCCCTCTGACAGACTGAAGTACATAAACATTAGTTAAGGTGTGTTCAAAATTTCCAGTGTTCAAGATCTACAATATTTGAGAACATTTGAACTGTGTGCATGATACCATATAGACACTAAATTCCAGGAAAAAAGGACAAGAAAAAGGGAGTGATATAACAAGAGTCACAATGTTAACTTTTTAAATGTTGATACTTTCAAAGATGGATTAACTAATAGATAGGTAGAAGAGGAAAGGCGATTTGAAATTGCAAGGATTGATGTGAGGCGGAGATGTTTAGAAACAGCTGGAATGTGATAACAGAGAGTAGCGTATGGAGAATTAAAAACTACAATAGATTAAAAAGCAGGTAGTCTTTCATGTAGAAGTCAGAGAAAACCTCTTTAAGCCTTTTTCTATACCCTCTGCAGAAACGTCTTGGTAGAAGGCATCCCAGGTACACCAGCCAAACCAGTCAATTATTCCAGGCAGCTGGTCCATTTCAAAAAATATCAATGTTTTTTCTCTTTAAAACTGTTTTTTGCCAAtaaggatgcaagagattggtacttCATATTCACCTTCTTTTCCTCCCTGTGAAGAAATGTTTGCAAATGAACTTCCATAGCCCTGTAGCATAAGTTCCATGGACATCATCGAGCATTCAAAGCCTTGATATGTGCTCACGCATTTAAATGTCTTAATAATACTAAAAATTTGTTACTGGCATTTTTCATGGTGAACAATTACTTAGATCATTCtttatttattaatttgatgtTCTACCAATTCATGCTGCCACTGATATCAAATTATCCTTGCCTAAAGGCTCACATAACACAAAAAGAGGTTGAATGCACATTCAAATATCATCTCTAAACTATTATTATTATGAAACTTACTTGACAGCATCTGCAACGACCTCAAAAGGATCTGTTCCAGTCTTGATAAATAATGAATGTATAAATGAGGATTCTTTAACGGCAGGGTCTCCTGTAAGATGAATTTGTGACAGTACAGTATTAGAAATCTGTAAATAACAATGCAGCGATATACATTAACTAAAGATAGTTATTGTGGCAAATTAGAAAAAAAGAAATGGGTTGTATGTTACACTAAACAATGTAAGTGTCAATCTAAGAAGTAGAGCCACCACCATTGAAATTTGATTAGGATGATTTTCTAAAGCGGTTCAAAATCATTCTCTCTGTGAAATATCTGTACAAGTAGGAACAACTCAAACAGGCTTCTAAACTGAAAATTCCAACCAATCCAGTTGAGCAAGTGAAGAGTGCTTAAACACTAATCTGAAACGTTGTTTTAAATGGCATATGAGGAGCAGAGAAGTTTTCAAGTTGTATGCCATAAGCATTGCCATAAACAGCGGCTAGGAGTTAGCACGATTTCTCTTTCTATAGAACACCATGCATGAAAACTTATTATACAAGCAGCAGAATTCTTAATTTTGGGCAATGTTTTTCGAATCTCAATTTGGTCTCTAAAGAAGAAGTGCCCATGAAATTTATAGAGAGgagagtttgcttataacaacaaAATTGTATTGGATGGCTTCTGAATATTGTTTATTTTTTGAATTCACCTCCTCCATTAACCTAGGAAAATTATAATATGCTTGCATGCATTTGAGTCATTTTACCGAAGGTAACCCCTATAAAATCTATGAATTGAAAAAAGAAGAGCTACAAACTAAAAGGTAGTACAACAGGGCAATTGCATTAGAAAAGGATAGGTTATAACTTGTCACACGTGTAAAAGGATCTGGGTTTATGGTTTATAGTGCTGCTTCTTGTAGCCTTATGTGTGAGACTGGTTTGCTACATGGTTGGTACCGGAGTCTCATGCATATAGCAACTTTACCTGAATGTTCACTTCGTATTTATTCTAACTCTCCTACTCCGTGCGGCAGCAACTTAATCAGTAAGAGAATAG is part of the Cryptomeria japonica chromosome 10, Sugi_1.0, whole genome shotgun sequence genome and harbors:
- the LOC131029681 gene encoding probable galactinol--sucrose galactosyltransferase 6, with product MWAFCHLPISINTQRLCIGVLKLAPGLAMAALVYSPLHLTSPSSLQKKNSWLNSTTPKFVSLKLALLKNRGHFHRCVGQFRRCRNTPRCSVSTQDITTRRLRIGERELSVESSKLLIDIPRNVKLTPTDFDGVFVGADLSKSESQHVISIGTLKNLRFLSCFRFNIFWMSQKMGTSGREVPDETQFLLVESRGDEDDVYYSVFLPLIEGSFRACLQGNAKDQLQLCLESGDPAVKESSFIHSLFIKTGTDPFEVVADAVKAMEVHLQTFLHREEKKLPGIIDWFGWCTWDAFYQDVSAEGIEKGLKSLSEGGTPPRFIIIDDGWQSVQKPELFRDKMPYSRLNHIKENSKFQIGVEGSQRSEDPAKGIQNIVQIAKEKYNLKYVYVWHALAGYWGGVQPGIADMESYDSTMQYPASTPDSFQYMPETDSLSVQGIGLMNPERVFQFYSDLHSYLAASGVDGVKVDVQSLLETVGSGFGGRVSISRQYHQALNKSIAQNFPDNGGIACMSHSTDALYFSKQTAVVRASDDFYPRNPLSHTIHIVSVSYNSIFLGEFMQPDWDMFQSLHSAAEYHAAARAIGGCPIYVSDKPGNHNFQLLRKLVLPDGSVLRALLPGRPTHDCLFVDPLRDGKSLLKIWNMNKYTGILGVFNCQGAAWSQEERKSVYHDKNPERISQNIRPQDVHLLADATVGNWDGLCAVYSHKGGLVLLQKSTSLTVTLEVLEYEVYTITPIKNLRKDISFAPLGLIDMFNAGGALRTLEYEAESQTAKMKIHGCGRFGAYSSTRPTKCLVESAVTDFSYDPESGLISLMLQQPIEGHLWNVTVDF